Genomic window (Myxococcales bacterium):
CCCAGGAACAAGCTAGTTACATCGCACTACCGCCAGGCACTCCTACCCCTCCCCATACCGCGGAACCAAAACCGAAACCGGAACCGCTTCCCGCCCCGCCAACAAATCCACCAAATGCAGCGCCACATCATCCGGCTCCATGGTCCGCCCGTACAAATATCCTTTCTCCGACCACTCCGTAGCAAACGCCATCACGTCCTCGGGTGCCCAGGCGCTCGCCATCTCCGTCGCCATCGTGTCCCCCACCGAGACCCGGGTAAACGAAACAGACCGCTCTTCCGCCTGCCAACAATCGATCATGCGATTGAGCGCCGCCTTGGTAGCGGAGTAAAGCCCGAGCCCGTGACGCGGTGGATTGTCTTCGACCACGATCGACGACACGAACAACGCTCGCCCCCCGGATTTGGACAAATGCGGCAGGGCAGCACTCGTAAACAGCGATGGCCCCATCACGTTGATCTCGAAGGCCTCGCGCCACTGCTCAGCCGTCGCATCCGCGACCCGGGACAGCGTCGCGATCCCCGCAGTGACGACGAGATCCGTAAGTCCACCGAGCTGCGCAACCGTCTGCTCGACCGCGCTTGCAATGGCTTCCGGGTCGCGAACATCACAGGGCACCGCGATCGCGCCATCACCCAGCTCGGCCGCGAGTTCCTCGAGACGATCGACCCTGCGCGCGCAGACGGCGACTGCCGCACCCTCCCGAGCAAACGCCTTTGCCGTCGCGTGTCCGATCCCCGAAGACGCCCCCACCACAAGAATCTGTCGACCTGCAAGTCTTCCCATGTCTAGTTTCTATTCCTTGCCCGCTCTATTTCTTGCCAAAAGCGCCCGCGCTGCGCAGCGCCGCAATCTTCTCTTCGTCGTAGCCCAATACTCTACTCATCACCGACTCCGTATCTTGGCCGACAGTCGGCGCCATGCTGGGGACGGGGAGTTCTTCGTCGATAAATTTGATCGGCAGGGGCATCATCTCGGCGCCGTGCTCCGATGCGGGATAATGGGAAAATCGTACCTTGAACTGCGGATCGTCGGCGATGCTCTTCGGGGTGTTGACCGGCGCGATCGGGGTGTTGTGCGTGTTGCTGAATTCGATCCACTCCTCGGAGGTCTTGGTTTTGAAGATGTCGCGCAGGGTCACCTGGAGATCTCGATTGCCCCGGGCGTGATCGGCAAACTTCGAGCCGGGCCATTTTTCAAAGAGATCCATGCGTCCCACGCCCTCGCAGAAGTTCTTCCAGAACGCCTGCTCGCTCGCCATGAATAGAACCTGGCCGTCCGACGAATCGTACATCTGGTAGCGGACGCCTTCCTTCATACCCGCGGTGCCCGGGGCTCGACGTTCGTAGTTGTCGGCCTTGTTGCCCGTGACCTCGGATTCGGGGCGCTCGTAGGCCTTCCATGACTCGCTGCGGTACCAGTCCATGTAGGCCGCGGCGTCGGACTGGCCAATCTCCATCATGCAGCCCGAGCCGGTCTCCCGGGCGCGCAGGACGGCGGCCAGGATCCCCAGTGCGCCGAACAGTGGGCCGGCGTGCATGCCCATTGAGGGGTGCTCGGGGATGTAACAAAAACCTTCGTCGTCGTAAGCCGGGTTCACCAGTCCTGCCCAGGTGTCGAAAGCAATGCCGTGGGCCGGCAGGTTCTGGTACGGGCCCGTCATGCCATAACCCGAGATGTTGATGAAGACGAGCTTTGAATTTTTCTTGCGCAGGTCTTCGTAGCCGAGGCCGAGTCGCGCGAGCGAGCCTGGCCGCATGGCCTCGACCACAACATCCGCCCCCCGCACGAGTTCTCGGTAGACCTCAACGCCCTCCGGCTGCTTGAGATCGAGGGTGATGCCTTGCTTGCCGCGGTTGATGTGGAGATGAAGCAACGAAACGCCGTTGATGATCGGCCAGGTCATCTCGCGTATGTAGTCGCCCGCAGGGGACTCGACTTTGATCACCTCCGCCCCCATATCCGCGAGATGCGTCGTGATCGCGGCCGGACCCAGCAGGGAACTTTCGATGATGCGAATGCCCGACAGGGGGGCCTGGGGGTGGCTCATGAGAACTCCTCCGGGTCGAGCTGGATTCAGCACGTGGGGCTGCGGCCGATGACTCCCCTGCAATTCTTACAAATCCCGCGCAAAGAGAAAGCGGGGCCCGGCTGTGCCGGACCCCGCTCGTTTGCTCTCATGCTTCCCGGGAAGTGGGTACGGACTGCTCAGTCCGTCCTCTTCAGCCTACTAGTTGGTGTCGATCAAGAAGGGCTTGCCTGGGGTGGTCAAGAGCGGCCCCTCCGCCGCATCGTTGCTCACGACCTCTATCCCCATCACGGTGGGATCAGAGCCGCCTGGGCGGTGCACGAAGCGGACCTCGAGAACTCCGTCCGTCACCGCAACGGTAAAGCTCTTCACCACGGCCCGATACTGCGTGTTTCCGGCTTCGGCAAAGATGTCGAAATCACCGAGCACCAGAACGTCCTCCACCTCGATGTCGAAGAAGCGCTGCCCGGCCGCGGTATAGGTGTGCTCGGCAAAGTATAGACGCAGGGTGTAGGAGCCATTGGTCAGCGGGAAGCTCCACATCATCTCTTCGCCGCTGGCGGGATCGGTGCGACCGCTGCGATACATCTCATCGAAGGTGGTCGCCGCAATATCGATGCTGGAATCGATCACGTTCGCAGTGCCGGTGTTCCAGA
Coding sequences:
- a CDS encoding SDR family oxidoreductase; translation: MGRLAGRQILVVGASSGIGHATAKAFAREGAAVAVCARRVDRLEELAAELGDGAIAVPCDVRDPEAIASAVEQTVAQLGGLTDLVVTAGIATLSRVADATAEQWREAFEINVMGPSLFTSAALPHLSKSGGRALFVSSIVVEDNPPRHGLGLYSATKAALNRMIDCWQAEERSVSFTRVSVGDTMATEMASAWAPEDVMAFATEWSEKGYLYGRTMEPDDVALHLVDLLAGREAVPVSVLVPRYGEG
- a CDS encoding CoA transferase → MSHPQAPLSGIRIIESSLLGPAAITTHLADMGAEVIKVESPAGDYIREMTWPIINGVSLLHLHINRGKQGITLDLKQPEGVEVYRELVRGADVVVEAMRPGSLARLGLGYEDLRKKNSKLVFINISGYGMTGPYQNLPAHGIAFDTWAGLVNPAYDDEGFCYIPEHPSMGMHAGPLFGALGILAAVLRARETGSGCMMEIGQSDAAAYMDWYRSESWKAYERPESEVTGNKADNYERRAPGTAGMKEGVRYQMYDSSDGQVLFMASEQAFWKNFCEGVGRMDLFEKWPGSKFADHARGNRDLQVTLRDIFKTKTSEEWIEFSNTHNTPIAPVNTPKSIADDPQFKVRFSHYPASEHGAEMMPLPIKFIDEELPVPSMAPTVGQDTESVMSRVLGYDEEKIAALRSAGAFGKK